The proteins below are encoded in one region of Mycobacterium pseudokansasii:
- a CDS encoding antitoxin, whose amino-acid sequence MGIMDKAKDLLSQNADKVETVIDKAGKFVDDKTQGKYSDAIHKVQEQAKKVVDTGDQQN is encoded by the coding sequence ATGGGAATCATGGACAAGGCAAAAGACCTGCTGTCACAAAACGCCGACAAGGTCGAGACGGTGATCGACAAGGCGGGCAAATTCGTCGACGACAAGACGCAGGGCAAGTACTCCGACGCCATCCACAAGGTGCAGGAGCAGGCCAAGAAAGTTGTCGACACGGGCGACCAGCAGAACTGA
- a CDS encoding VOC family protein, which translates to MPIRHGAPLGAPCWIDLTTSDVDRAQDFYATVFGWTFESAGPEYGEYVNAAKDGHPVAGLMANNPQWQSPDTWTIYFHTADVAATAAKAGAAGGSVCLDPMEVPAKGFMSLASDPTGAVFGLWQPLEHRGFEVIGEAGSPVWHQLTTRDHRAAVDFYREVLGWRTEDVSDTDEFRYTTAWFGDERLLGVMDGSGCLPDGVPSNWTTFFGAHDVDKTLRLITDNGGAVLRAAEDTPYGRLAAATDPTGVAFNLSSLQTSVA; encoded by the coding sequence ATGCCCATCCGTCACGGCGCGCCACTGGGCGCCCCCTGCTGGATCGACTTGACCACATCAGACGTCGACCGCGCCCAAGATTTCTACGCCACCGTATTCGGCTGGACCTTCGAATCCGCCGGACCCGAGTACGGCGAATACGTCAATGCCGCCAAGGACGGTCATCCCGTCGCCGGGCTGATGGCCAACAACCCGCAGTGGCAGTCGCCGGACACCTGGACCATCTATTTCCACACCGCCGACGTCGCCGCGACCGCCGCCAAGGCCGGCGCCGCGGGCGGCTCGGTCTGCCTGGATCCCATGGAGGTACCCGCCAAGGGCTTCATGAGCCTGGCGAGCGATCCGACGGGTGCCGTCTTCGGCTTGTGGCAGCCGCTGGAGCATCGCGGCTTCGAGGTGATCGGTGAAGCCGGCTCACCCGTCTGGCATCAACTGACTACCCGCGATCACCGTGCGGCCGTCGACTTCTACCGCGAGGTCCTCGGGTGGCGGACCGAAGACGTTTCTGACACCGACGAATTCCGCTACACCACAGCGTGGTTCGGTGACGAGCGATTACTCGGCGTCATGGATGGCTCCGGTTGTCTGCCCGACGGCGTGCCATCGAACTGGACCACCTTCTTCGGCGCCCACGACGTCGACAAGACACTGCGGCTGATCACCGACAACGGCGGAGCCGTGCTGCGGGCGGCCGAGGACACCCCGTACGGGCGGCTTGCCGCGGCCACCGACCCGACGGGCGTCGCCTTCAATCTGTCTTCG
- a CDS encoding type II toxin-antitoxin system Rv0910 family toxin → MAKLSGSIDVPLPPEEAWLHASNLSRYREWLTIHRVWRSKLPETLERGAVVESIVEVKGMPNRIRWTIVRYKPPEGMTLNGDGVGGVKVKLMAKVAPKDEGSVVSFDVHLGGPALFGPIGMIVAAALRSDISESLQNFVDVFASA, encoded by the coding sequence ATGGCGAAACTCTCCGGATCCATCGATGTCCCGTTGCCCCCGGAGGAGGCGTGGCTGCACGCCTCGAATCTGTCCCGCTACCGGGAGTGGCTGACGATTCACCGGGTCTGGCGCAGCAAGTTGCCCGAGACGCTGGAAAGGGGCGCGGTTGTCGAGTCGATCGTCGAGGTCAAGGGGATGCCCAACCGGATCAGATGGACGATCGTGCGCTACAAGCCGCCGGAAGGCATGACGCTCAACGGCGACGGAGTCGGCGGTGTCAAAGTCAAGCTCATGGCCAAGGTCGCGCCCAAAGACGAAGGCTCCGTCGTGAGCTTCGATGTCCACCTCGGCGGACCCGCCCTGTTCGGGCCGATCGGCATGATCGTCGCCGCCGCGCTGCGCAGCGACATCAGCGAATCCCTGCAGAACTTCGTCGACGTGTTCGCCTCTGCCTGA